The Vibrio sp. B1FLJ16 DNA segment GTTGTGAACCAGGAGCAGTTATCTAAACTCATCGACAACATTTATGATGCTGCTCTTAACTCTGAGTCTTGGGCAACGGTATCCCTTGAAATTCAAAAATATATTGGAGGTCACACTGTCAACTTCGCCATTGAAGATACGAGTGCTCATCACTTTAGGTATCTTTTTTCTAACGGAGTCACTGCCAGTGATGTCGACTACTACCAAGCTAATGTTATTCAGAGGGATGAATTAACCGATATCTTTGAGAATAACCCTTTAGGTCAGGCGCTACTTACTCAAAATATATGGACTCTTGAGCAGTTGGAACGGGTTTGGGCATACAACGAATATTACAAAGGAATTGGGCAAACGTACTTTAATGCAGGCAAGTTTTATCAGGCTGATAATATAAGGGCTTTTATTGCGGTAGCACGCTCCCGATTTGACTCGAAGTTTAATGCTTCTGAGCAGCAAAAGTTACAGTTGATTTTACCTCATTTGGCGAGAGCATTATTTATCAGTAAAACTCTTTTGAGTCAGGATACTACAATAGAGGCTTTAGGAGACACCTTTGAGCGTCTGTCAGCGGCAGTAATCATGCTTGATATCCGAGGGAAAGTGATTTTTTCTAATAAGAAAGCGATTCCTTTCTTGGTTAAAATGAAAAATGCTTGTAGTCATTACAATATCCAATTACCAAATGATGCTGCTAACTTACAGCTTTCAACACAGATCAATAAAATGTTGAATGGTTCTGTCTATCAGGAAGGGACGTGTTTGCCTTTTTTGTTCAATGGTGTACGCCATATCGCATATTGCTTCCCGTGGTGCTCAAGCTTTAATCATCAGGAATGGTTTGGAGATGCCTCCCGTTGCATTGTCTTTATCGTATCTTCATCTTCATTTACTGTGGCAGGTCGTTACTTGATGGCGCTGTTTAAGCTCTCTAATGCAGAGGTCAATATTGCCGAAGGGTTAATTCGGGGTCAATCAACCAGAGAGCTATCACAAAACTTATTTGTTTCAGAAGCAACAGTCCGTTTTCATGTTAAAAACATACTGAGAAAAACAGAGACAAATAGCCAAGTTGCCGCAGTCAGTACCATGCTGAGGAACTTAGTGGTTTCCTTACCATAAAATATATTCATTCTTTATCTGTACTTTAATTTTTTTTGGTTGGTATTCATACATTAAAACAAGAGCATGAGATGACTCTTTAGTTGTGTTCATTAGTACTCTAAATAGGCATGTTTTGTTATATTTTTTATATAAATAAAACTATCAAATTTGATAGTTGCTTGAATCATAATCTTATCTATTTTTACTTATATTGTGGGGTGCACATAAATGTTCTCTCTGGAAGAAATTACTTCAGCAGAGAGTTGATGTGTATTCATTATTAATACAATAAGTTATCATCATCGACAAGAAAGTAAAACGTCAAGGCTAGAGAAGCCGTTAAAACAAACTACGGCATACATTATTAATCAGATGATAATAACTTGTTAGGTGCCTGCTAGATATCATGAAAATACCAACACGTAATCATTGTATTGTTGGCTTTGAATAAATTAGTAGGATTAATAAGGTAGTTATCATGGCATACGTTACTCCAAATACTGCAGTTGAACCTCGTGAAATAAGAAAAGCGACACTTTCTCAAAATGATGCACAAGCCTTGGGTCCACTTCAGCATCTACCTGGTACCTGGGCAAATATTCGTCCGGAACACCGTTTAATCAA contains these protein-coding regions:
- a CDS encoding helix-turn-helix transcriptional regulator, whose protein sequence is MNQEQLSKLIDNIYDAALNSESWATVSLEIQKYIGGHTVNFAIEDTSAHHFRYLFSNGVTASDVDYYQANVIQRDELTDIFENNPLGQALLTQNIWTLEQLERVWAYNEYYKGIGQTYFNAGKFYQADNIRAFIAVARSRFDSKFNASEQQKLQLILPHLARALFISKTLLSQDTTIEALGDTFERLSAAVIMLDIRGKVIFSNKKAIPFLVKMKNACSHYNIQLPNDAANLQLSTQINKMLNGSVYQEGTCLPFLFNGVRHIAYCFPWCSSFNHQEWFGDASRCIVFIVSSSSFTVAGRYLMALFKLSNAEVNIAEGLIRGQSTRELSQNLFVSEATVRFHVKNILRKTETNSQVAAVSTMLRNLVVSLP